The proteins below are encoded in one region of Telopea speciosissima isolate NSW1024214 ecotype Mountain lineage chromosome 10, Tspe_v1, whole genome shotgun sequence:
- the LOC122641902 gene encoding pentatricopeptide repeat-containing protein At1g11710, mitochondrial, whose protein sequence is MVVTSCLLRIKVHRLFRSFHSGKKFCNPGTEDILFHAICVNLRHKQWTFLEKMASSLSNSLVARVILEFQSSPQLTLNFFNWVREQKSFSHCVESYSIVVHILVKARRFDDALCLMRYLMQERRVSPLELLEALIGSYETCFSSVAVFDALVRACTQIGATEDAYKVIKKLQTVGCWVTVHAWNNYLDHLMKLVETDKFWSMYREMVSNGYTENVITCNLIVCALCEACELREAMSMIYWMLKRGIFPNIVTFNMLIHGACIAGDVQFALEIMKKMAAVLGGDIKPNSVTYNSIINGFCKVGRLAMVEEIRVDMVKMGIEPDVRTYAILINAYAAEGSLEEAFRLCNEMVENGLMFNSVIYNSIIHWLCKEGDMEEASLLFSDMIEKHISPDRFTYSILTRGLCSNGYIGEAISIHNQIVENNLVEDAFLHNILINYLCKGRKTERAKQLLACMYVRGVLPDMVTYTTMIDGYCKEGQIEDAICVYDAMIKEGQRPNLVTYNCILNGLCNEGHVDIAGLLVEEMRKSELPLDVLTYNTLINGYCSYGKIAEGFALFREMRQEGVLVNAVTFNVLINFLCKNGCIEQGNELMKRMACLGLTPDCFTYTTLITESSKNSSVEQVLELHDSMVLIGLVPDEYTYRAIVSSLEDLH, encoded by the coding sequence ATGGTTGTTACTTCCTGCTTGTTAAGGATTAAAGTTCATCGCTTATTCCGAAGCTTTCACTCTGGAAAAAAATTCTGTAATCCAGGAACTGAGGATATTCTTTTCCATGCAATTTGCGTTAATCTACGTCATAAACAATGGACATTCTTGGAGAAGATGGCTTCGAGTCTCTCAAATTCGTTAGTAGCACGGGTGATCCTAGAGTTTCAGTCCTCTCCACAGTTAActttgaatttcttcaattgGGTAAGGGAACAAAAGAGCTTTTCGCATTGTGTAGAATCTTACAGTATAGTAGTTCATATACTGGTCAAAGCAAGAAGGTTTGATGATGCTTTGTGTCTCATGAGATACTTGATGCAAGAAAGACGTGTATCCCCATTGGAGCTGTTGGAAGCCTTGATTGGTAGTTATGAAACCTGTTTCTCGAGTGTTGCAGTTTTTGATGCTCTAGTTAGGGCTTGTACTCAAATTGGGGCAACCGAAGATGCTTACAAAGTGATTAAGAAGTTGCAGACGGTAGGTTGCTGGGTTACTGTTCACGCTTGGAATAACTATTTGGATCATCTCATGAAGTTGGTTGAGACTGATAAATTCTGGAGTATGTACAGGGAGATGGTCTCTAACGGGTACACTGAAAATGTGATTACATGTAATTTGATTGTTTGTGCTCTTTGTGAAGCCTGCGAATTGCGTGAAGCCATGTCAATGATATATTGGATGTTGAAGAGGGGCATTTTTCCCAATATTGTAACTTTCAACATGCTCATACATGGGGCTTGCATAGCAGGTGATGTCCAATTTGCCCTGGAGATAATGAAAAAGATGGCTGCCGTGTTAGGGGGGGATATCAAACCCAATTCAGTCACTTATAATTCCATcataaatggtttttgcaaagtTGGGAGACTAGCCATGGTGGAAGAAATTCGAGTCGACATGGTTAAAATGGGGATTGAGCCAGATGTAAGGACCTATGCGATTCTGATCAATGCATATGCAGCTGAAGGAAGTTTAGAAGAGGCTTTTAGGTTGTGCAATGAGATGGTTGAGAATGGATTGATGTTTAATTCAGTCATATACAACTCAATTATTCATTGGCTTTGCAAAGAAGGAGACATGGAAGAAGCTTCTTTGCTTTTCTCTGACATGATTGAGAAGCATATTTCTCCTGACAGGTTCACCTACTCCATTCTCACACGAGGGCTTTGTAGTAATGGGTATATAGGTGAAGCCATTAGTATTCATAACCAAATTGTAGAAAATAACCTTGTGGAGGATGCTTTCCTGCACAATATTCTTATCAATTACTTATGCAAAGGCAGAAAAACCGAAAGAGCAAAACAATTGCTCGCATGTATGTATGTTCGGGGGGTCCTTCCCGACATGGTCACATATACTACTATGATTGATGGATACTGCAAGGAAGGACAAATAGAAGATGCCATTTGTGTGTATGATGCAATGATAAAGGAGGGTCAAAGACCCAATTTGGTAACTTACAACTGCATTCTTAATGGTCTATGCAATGAAGGCCATGTGGATATAGCAGGGCTTTTGGTGGAGGAGATGAGGAAGAGTGAGTTACCACTTGATGTTTTAACGTACAATACCTTGATAAATGGGTACTGTAGTTATGGTAAGATTGCCGAGGGTTTTGCTTTGTTCCGGGAGATGCGACAGGAAGGAGTTTTGGTGAATGCAGTCACTTTTAATGTGTTGATCAACTTCCTGTGCAAGAATGGTTGTATTGAGCAGGGAAATGAGCTCATGAAAAGGATGGCCTGTCTGGGCCTAACTCCTGATTGTTTTACATACACAACTCTTATTACTGAGTCCAGTAAAAATTCTAGTGTAGAGCAAGTGCTGGAGTTGCATGATTCCATGGTACTAATTGGATTAGTTCCTGATGAATACACATATAGAGCCATTGTTAGCTCGCTGGAAGATCTACATTAA
- the LOC122641903 gene encoding cysteine desulfurase, mitochondrial-like, giving the protein MATRLLASKLREIYSSSRGCPTRFRALSTAAAAVARAEPSPLQQEQYEDTEGINMKGVKISGRPLYLDVQATTPIDPKVLDAMLPFYLSRYGNPHSRTHLYGWESDLAVEKARAQVAALINASPKEIVFTSGATESNNISVKGIMHFYKDKKRHVITTQTEHKCVLDSCRHLQQEGFDVTYLPVGSDGIIDLDRLRSAIRPDTGLVSVMTVNNEIGVIQPMEEIGQICKERNVPFHTDAAQALGKIPLDVERMNVSLMSLSGHKIYGPKGVGALYMRRRPRIRVEPQMNGGGQERGIRSGTVPTPLVVGMGAACEVAMKEMEYDDKRISALQRRLLDGINAKLDGVVVNGSSERRYAGNLNLSFAYVEGESLLMGLKEVAVSSGSACTSASLEPSYVLRALGVEEDMAHTSIRYGIGRFTTEAEIDRAVELTVRQVEKLREMSPLYEMVKEGIDIKSIQWAQH; this is encoded by the coding sequence ATGGCCACAAGGCTTCTCGCTTCGAAGCTCCGAGAAATCTATAGCAGCAGCAGGGGGTGCCCTACCCGCTTCCGAGCTCTCTCCACGGCCGCCGCAGCAGTGGCCAGGGCAGAACCATCGCCTCTTCAGCAGGAACAATACGAGGACACGGAGGGAATCAACATGAAAGGCGTCAAGATCTCCGGAAGACCGCTCTACCTGGATGTGCAAGCCACCACCCCAATCGACCCTAAGGTTTTGGACGCCATGCTCCCCTTCTACCTCTCCCGCTATGGCAATCCACACTCTCGCACCCATCTCTACGGCTGGGAGTCCGACCTCGCCGTTGAGAAGGCCAGAGCTCAGGTCGCCGCACTAATCAACGCCTCCCCCAAGGAGATCGTCTTCACCTCGGGCGCCACCGAGTCCAATAATATCTCCGTGAAGGGTATCATGCACTTCTACAAAGACAAGAAGCGCCACGTTATCACCACTCAGACCGAGCACAAATGCGTCCTTGACTCCTGCCGCCATCTCCAGCAGGAGGGCTTCGATGTCACCTACCTCCCTGTCGGCTCCGACGGCATCATCGACCTGGACCGCCTTCGCTCCGCTATCCGTCCCGATACGGGGCTCGTCTCCGTCATGACCGTCAATAACGAGATAGGCGTTATCCAACCCATGGAGGAAATCGGCCAGATTTGCAAAGAACGCAACGTTCCTTTCCATACAGATGCGGCTCAGGCTCTGGGTAAGATTCCTCTCGACGTAGAGAGGATGAATGTGAGCTTGATGTCACTGAGCGGTCACAAGATTTACGGACCCAAAGGAGTTGGAGCGCTCTATATGAGGCGAAGGCCGAGAATCAGGGTGGAGCCCCAAATGAACGGTGGCGGCCAAGAGAGAGGGATACGAAGCGGGACTGTCCCGACCCCATTGGTCGTTGGCATGGGGGCTGCTTGTGAGGTGGCCATGAAGGAGATGGAATACGACGACAAGCGTATCTCTGCCCTGCAGAGACGCCTGCTCGACGGAATCAATGCCAAGCTTGATGGTGTTGTTGTCAATGGGAGCAGCGAGAGGAGATATGCGGGGAATCTAAATCTGTCTTTCGCTTACGTTGAAGGGGAAAGCTTGCTTATGGGTTTGAAGGAGGTTGCGGTGTCTAGTGGCAGTGCCTGCACTAGCGCCAGCTTAGAGCCATCTTATGTTCTGAGGGCCTTGGGAGTGGAGGAGGACATGGCTCACACTTCCATTAGGTATGGGATTGGGAGGTTCACTACGGAGGCTGAGATTGATCGTGCAGTTGAGCTTACAGTGCGGCAGGTGGAGAAGTTAAGGGAGATGAGCCCTCTTTATGAGATGGTTAAGGAAGGGATTGACATTAAGAGTATTCAATGGGCACAGCACTGA